In Jeotgalibaca arthritidis, a single genomic region encodes these proteins:
- the metK gene encoding methionine adenosyltransferase translates to MVEKKLFTSESVTEGHPDKIADQISDAILDELLKQDPNARVACETIVTTGLVMVFGEITTSAYVNIQQVVRDTVTEIGYTRGKYGFDAENLAVMVSLDEQSDDIALGVDHSLETRDDESSESTGAGDQGLMFGFAINETEELMPLPISLSHRLTNQLAKVRKDGTLDYLRPDGKAQVTVEYDDNGKAVRVDTVVLSTQHDEFVTYETLQEDIMRHVVKEVISSDLLDEQTKYYINPTGRFVTGGPKGDSGLTGRKIIVDTYGGYARHGGGAFSGKDATKVDRSASYAARYIAKNIVAAEIADKCEIQLAYAIGVAEPVSISVDTFGTAKVSEERIIEVVRELFTLTPDGIIEMLDLKRPIFRKTASYGHFGRDDQDFTWERTDKVAILKEKLL, encoded by the coding sequence ATGGTAGAAAAAAAATTATTTACATCGGAATCTGTAACGGAAGGACATCCAGATAAGATTGCAGATCAAATTAGTGATGCAATTTTAGATGAATTGTTAAAGCAAGATCCTAACGCACGTGTGGCATGTGAAACAATCGTCACAACTGGTTTAGTAATGGTGTTTGGTGAAATTACAACATCTGCTTATGTTAACATTCAACAAGTTGTTCGTGATACAGTAACAGAAATCGGTTATACACGTGGTAAATATGGCTTTGATGCAGAAAACTTAGCTGTAATGGTTTCTTTAGATGAACAATCTGATGATATTGCATTAGGGGTTGATCATTCTCTAGAGACACGTGATGATGAATCTAGTGAATCAACAGGAGCAGGGGACCAAGGGCTTATGTTTGGTTTTGCTATTAACGAAACAGAAGAGTTAATGCCATTGCCAATTAGTTTAAGTCATCGCTTAACAAATCAACTTGCTAAGGTTCGTAAAGATGGGACATTAGATTATTTACGCCCAGATGGTAAGGCGCAGGTAACGGTTGAATATGATGATAATGGTAAAGCTGTTCGAGTTGATACTGTTGTCTTAAGTACACAACATGATGAGTTTGTAACCTATGAAACCCTTCAAGAAGATATTATGAGACATGTTGTTAAAGAAGTGATTTCTTCTGATTTACTTGATGAACAAACAAAATATTATATCAATCCAACAGGTCGTTTTGTAACAGGAGGACCGAAAGGCGACTCTGGTTTAACAGGTCGTAAGATTATCGTTGATACCTATGGTGGTTATGCGCGTCACGGTGGTGGAGCATTTTCAGGTAAGGATGCTACGAAAGTAGACCGTTCAGCAAGTTATGCAGCGCGTTATATCGCTAAAAATATTGTAGCAGCTGAAATTGCTGATAAATGCGAAATTCAATTAGCATATGCGATTGGTGTTGCAGAACCTGTTTCAATTTCGGTTGATACGTTTGGAACTGCAAAAGTGTCTGAAGAACGCATTATCGAAGTTGTGAGAGAACTCTTTACATTGACACCAGATGGCATCATTGAAATGCTTGATTTGAAACGTCCAATCTTCCGTAAAACAGCTAGTTACGGTCACTTCGGCCGCGACGATCAAGATTTTACTTGGGAACGTACAGATAAAGTAGCTATTCTAAAAGAGAAATTACTTTAA